In Flavobacteriales bacterium, one genomic interval encodes:
- a CDS encoding noncanonical pyrimidine nucleotidase, YjjG family, with the protein MKKYAHIFWDLDHTLWDFTANSRATLAELYDQEDLGSKGIPDTDAFIDAYEEVNLGLWSSYEKGQLKKEVLRVLRFHNTLIQFGISDNETAERMGRDYLELCPRKPLLIPGAFALLQDLAPHYSMHIITNGFEEVQHVKLACSGITEFFDVVVTSEQAGARKPDLRIFDHALHLAKANEQNSLMIGDNPEADMAGARNAGWDHAHYAAETAQCALSTFRLKHLDDLRPILL; encoded by the coding sequence GTGAAAAAGTACGCACACATCTTTTGGGACCTAGATCACACACTGTGGGATTTCACCGCCAATTCCAGAGCAACTCTTGCTGAACTTTATGATCAAGAGGATCTTGGATCGAAAGGGATCCCGGATACGGATGCGTTCATTGATGCATATGAGGAAGTGAACCTGGGGCTTTGGTCAAGCTATGAAAAGGGTCAGTTGAAAAAAGAAGTTCTGCGCGTGCTACGGTTCCATAACACGTTGATCCAATTCGGTATTTCGGACAATGAAACGGCCGAGCGAATGGGTCGGGATTACCTGGAGCTCTGTCCGCGCAAACCGTTGCTTATCCCTGGCGCCTTCGCGTTGTTACAGGATCTGGCGCCGCATTATTCGATGCATATCATCACCAATGGATTCGAGGAAGTGCAACACGTTAAGCTGGCTTGCAGTGGTATTACTGAGTTCTTCGATGTTGTTGTGACCAGTGAACAAGCCGGTGCGCGTAAGCCGGATCTGCGCATATTCGATCATGCTTTGCATTTAGCAAAAGCAAACGAACAGAACAGTCTAATGATCGGGGATAATCCGGAGGCTGATATGGCAGGAGCCAGAAATGCAGGTTGGGATCATGCACACTATGCAGCAGAGACCGCGCAATGCGCACTATCCACCTTCCGGTTGAAACACTTGGATGATCTGCGTCCGATCCTGCTTTGA
- the rsfS gene encoding ribosome silencing factor translates to MKKNKSAPSARLVDAVVSGIQEVKGKDIVHLDLRDVPNTVCDHFVICHGDSSTQVAAIANSVEKMVRDQTDEKPWHTEGQNNGEWVLLDYVNVVVHIFHRDKRGYYALEDLWGDAARISYDNVA, encoded by the coding sequence ATGAAGAAAAACAAGAGCGCACCAAGCGCTCGATTAGTGGATGCAGTTGTTTCAGGCATCCAAGAAGTGAAAGGAAAGGACATTGTTCACCTCGATCTTCGCGACGTACCGAACACCGTTTGTGATCATTTTGTGATCTGTCACGGTGATTCAAGTACACAAGTGGCGGCCATAGCCAATTCAGTTGAAAAAATGGTCCGCGATCAGACCGATGAAAAACCTTGGCATACGGAAGGACAGAATAACGGGGAATGGGTGCTATTGGATTATGTGAACGTGGTCGTGCACATCTTTCACCGCGACAAACGCGGATACTACGCACTGGAGGACCTTTGGGGCGACGCAGCCCGAATTTCATACGATAACGTGGCGTAA
- the upp gene encoding uracil phosphoribosyltransferase, with product MVREFEKESSVANHFIAELRDVDVQKDPMRFRRNLERIGEVMALELSRTLEYEEQEVTTPLGIARTKLMVEQPVLATILRAGLPLHQGMLNYFDRADSAFVSAYRKHNKGEDTFEVEVEYLSSPTLQDRVVVLCDPMLASGRSMVLVYKALLRLGKPKSFHVAAAIASAEGMAYVKQHMPPGTRFWIGAIDEEMTAQAYIVPGLGDAGDLAYGSKM from the coding sequence ATGGTAAGGGAATTTGAAAAAGAGAGCAGTGTTGCGAACCATTTCATAGCAGAACTGCGTGATGTGGACGTGCAGAAGGATCCCATGCGTTTCCGCAGGAATCTGGAGAGGATCGGTGAGGTTATGGCTTTGGAATTGAGCCGGACCTTGGAATACGAAGAGCAGGAAGTGACAACACCCTTGGGTATTGCGCGTACGAAATTGATGGTGGAGCAACCCGTGCTTGCAACCATACTGCGAGCAGGTCTGCCGTTGCATCAAGGCATGCTCAATTACTTCGATCGAGCTGACAGCGCTTTCGTAAGTGCTTATCGAAAGCATAATAAAGGCGAGGATACGTTCGAGGTGGAAGTGGAATACTTGAGCAGCCCTACTCTTCAGGATCGTGTCGTTGTGTTGTGCGACCCTATGCTTGCTTCCGGCCGATCCATGGTGTTGGTCTACAAAGCGCTCTTGCGTTTAGGTAAGCCCAAGTCCTTTCATGTTGCTGCTGCGATCGCAAGCGCTGAAGGAATGGCTTATGTCAAACAGCACATGCCCCCCGGAACCCGGTTCTGGATAGGTGCAATTGATGAAGAGATGACCGCTCAGGCATACATCGTTCCTGGGCTTGGTGATGCCGGTGATCTGGCATATGGAAGCAAGATGTAG
- a CDS encoding biotin--[acetyl-CoA-carboxylase] ligase gives MRTKDIGNQFIELASTESTNKSAAELISLSKLRHGAVILAHDQTAGRGQRDRIWQSSPGLDLTFSIVVEPTGLRVDEQFVISKMIALSVHHLVRKVLAGDVRIKWPNDILVDRRKVAGILIQNELQGEKVLWSIIGVGLNVNSSDYEEHLLATSLSMEAGRNFDRMEVLEAICLRFEFLWEQWKNGDDAIDEAYADQLWSKGRWAHVELDGKDQQVRPMEVDSTGRLLVEHDNGTVGAYGSDRLRFAPR, from the coding sequence ATGCGTACAAAGGATATCGGCAACCAATTCATTGAACTTGCTTCCACGGAGAGCACTAACAAAAGTGCGGCCGAACTTATAAGTCTGTCTAAGTTGCGGCACGGGGCTGTCATATTGGCCCATGATCAGACAGCCGGAAGGGGCCAACGCGATCGTATTTGGCAGAGTTCTCCTGGATTGGATCTGACCTTCAGTATTGTGGTTGAACCAACAGGGTTAAGGGTTGATGAGCAATTCGTGATCAGCAAAATGATCGCTTTATCCGTGCATCATCTAGTGCGAAAGGTCTTGGCAGGTGATGTTCGTATCAAATGGCCGAATGACATACTTGTGGATAGAAGGAAAGTGGCTGGCATACTTATACAGAACGAGTTGCAAGGGGAGAAGGTATTGTGGTCGATCATCGGAGTTGGCCTTAATGTGAACAGTAGCGACTATGAAGAACATTTGCTGGCCACGAGTTTATCCATGGAAGCGGGCCGGAATTTTGACCGGATGGAGGTTCTGGAGGCTATTTGCTTACGGTTCGAATTTCTTTGGGAGCAATGGAAAAATGGCGATGATGCTATTGATGAGGCGTATGCGGACCAATTATGGTCCAAAGGCCGATGGGCTCATGTGGAGCTGGATGGAAAGGATCAGCAGGTACGGCCCATGGAAGTTGATAGTACAGGGCGGTTACTTGTAGAACATGACAATGGGACAGTTGGTGCGTATGGCTCTGATCGTCTGCGATTTGCGCCAAGATGA
- a CDS encoding phosphatidylserine decarboxylase family protein — protein MRLHREGSTTILLGIAFVAFVLFALLKWPVLPLWISIPIGIVAVLILLIILWFFRVPHREVTMDDSAIMSPCDGKVVVIEEVLETEYFKDKRIQVSIFMSPLNVHINYDPISGTTTYTKYHPGKYLVAWHPKSSTENERSTVVTRHSRHGEILFRQIAGALARRICTYSQVGQPAVQGREFGFIKFGSRVDLLLPLTAKIEVELGQKVSGSTSVIARFV, from the coding sequence ATGCGTCTGCACCGCGAAGGTTCCACTACCATACTGCTAGGCATTGCCTTCGTTGCATTCGTTCTATTTGCCTTGCTGAAATGGCCCGTACTGCCACTTTGGATTAGTATTCCTATTGGTATTGTCGCCGTATTGATCTTGCTGATCATACTCTGGTTCTTTCGCGTTCCTCACCGCGAAGTGACCATGGATGATTCTGCTATCATGTCCCCGTGTGATGGTAAGGTGGTTGTGATCGAAGAGGTTCTTGAAACGGAATATTTCAAGGATAAGAGGATCCAGGTCTCGATATTCATGAGTCCTTTGAATGTCCACATCAATTACGACCCCATCAGTGGAACTACGACCTATACGAAATATCATCCGGGGAAATACCTTGTGGCCTGGCACCCGAAAAGCAGTACGGAGAATGAACGAAGTACGGTGGTCACACGCCATTCACGGCACGGCGAAATACTGTTCCGCCAGATCGCAGGAGCACTGGCGCGACGTATCTGCACCTATAGCCAAGTTGGGCAACCCGCCGTTCAAGGGCGCGAGTTCGGATTCATCAAGTTCGGTTCACGCGTAGATCTTTTGCTACCACTAACTGCCAAGATCGAAGTTGAGCTTGGGCAGAAAGTAAGCGGCTCCACATCGGTGATCGCGCGCTTTGTATGA
- a CDS encoding DUF2007 domain-containing protein, with the protein MNYWAVAFTTGSPHEAEIVKGLLENHGFNAVVMDNGASSAYPQLGSGDITVLVEREHLLRAMYSLQKNHTS; encoded by the coding sequence ATGAATTACTGGGCCGTAGCCTTCACAACGGGTTCACCGCATGAAGCGGAGATCGTGAAGGGGCTTCTGGAAAATCATGGATTCAATGCCGTGGTCATGGACAATGGCGCATCTTCGGCCTATCCACAGCTCGGTTCAGGAGATATTACCGTTCTTGTGGAACGAGAACACTTACTTCGCGCCATGTACAGCCTACAAAAGAACCATACGTCGTGA
- a CDS encoding 30S ribosomal protein S20 — MANHKSALKRVRQTETRNDRNRYQHKTMRNALKVIRTTESKKEAEALLPEIASMLGKLAKRNIIHKNKAGNLISSVTRHVSTLK; from the coding sequence ATGGCCAATCATAAGTCAGCCCTTAAGCGTGTCCGTCAAACAGAGACCCGCAACGACCGTAACCGTTACCAGCACAAGACCATGCGTAATGCGCTGAAGGTCATTCGTACAACGGAAAGTAAGAAAGAAGCTGAGGCATTGCTTCCAGAAATTGCGAGCATGTTGGGCAAGTTGGCCAAACGCAATATCATCCACAAGAACAAAGCAGGTAATTTGATCTCCTCCGTGACCCGTCACGTAAGTACACTCAAGTAG
- a CDS encoding polysaccharide deacetylase family protein, whose translation MAVVHVHIEHPTARSRYVIKQLIERMLGWPLEFVNSTADLAALKGPRLVYGQTPVEGAFHIHPHGLLEDEGIGKVDPKVSAFLGVPILFPSDLGDLPYDLFAGAFFLLTAYEECSGIGLDEHGRPLSKELHSVRHGYVHRPVVDEWALQLAKHWKAKDPNLPVPDRKYEHVVTVDLDNGFMYRGREWWRTVGSAVRDLLNARWTNVIERFHVLRGKQKDPYDVYQELRKEFAEVSDRTIFFVLTAPRSEWDHAVPVSDPSYAGRLKELSEWAEIGLHPSYRNMLNSELIAKEKKVLQEALGKVVTLSRHHFLRITVPDSFPQLVRNGFVEDHTMGLHDTLGFRVGTCTPYVWFDLNEQKELPITIHPFCVMDNTLRNKLKLDPDAAVHEATELIKRVRDVQGTFIGLWHESFLSDHGDHRGWGSAIRRIINNARS comes from the coding sequence ATGGCAGTAGTGCATGTACACATAGAGCACCCAACGGCAAGATCGCGTTACGTGATAAAACAGCTGATCGAGCGAATGCTTGGATGGCCCTTGGAATTCGTGAACAGCACTGCTGATCTGGCAGCGCTGAAAGGTCCAAGATTGGTATATGGTCAAACGCCTGTGGAAGGTGCATTTCACATTCATCCTCATGGATTATTGGAGGACGAAGGGATAGGAAAAGTAGATCCTAAGGTCAGCGCTTTCTTAGGTGTGCCGATATTGTTTCCATCGGATCTAGGTGATCTTCCTTATGATCTGTTCGCGGGGGCATTCTTTCTACTTACCGCTTATGAGGAATGCAGCGGTATTGGACTGGATGAACATGGTCGTCCGCTTTCCAAGGAACTGCACAGTGTTCGGCACGGGTACGTTCATCGTCCGGTTGTTGATGAGTGGGCGTTGCAATTGGCGAAACATTGGAAAGCCAAGGACCCGAACCTGCCTGTTCCCGATCGGAAATACGAACATGTGGTGACAGTGGATCTTGACAATGGCTTCATGTATCGCGGTCGTGAATGGTGGCGAACGGTTGGCTCGGCAGTTCGTGATCTGCTCAATGCTCGATGGACGAACGTAATAGAGCGCTTTCATGTTCTACGTGGCAAGCAAAAAGATCCATACGACGTCTACCAAGAACTTCGAAAGGAGTTTGCCGAGGTATCGGATCGTACCATCTTTTTTGTACTCACAGCTCCCCGAAGTGAATGGGATCACGCTGTACCGGTTTCTGATCCAAGCTATGCTGGGCGGCTGAAGGAACTGAGCGAGTGGGCTGAGATCGGGCTTCATCCTTCGTACCGGAATATGCTGAACAGTGAACTTATTGCGAAGGAGAAGAAGGTGTTACAAGAAGCCTTGGGTAAAGTTGTTACGCTCAGTCGTCATCATTTTCTGCGGATCACCGTTCCGGATTCATTTCCGCAGTTGGTTCGAAATGGATTCGTTGAAGATCACACGATGGGACTGCACGATACATTGGGGTTCCGTGTAGGAACGTGTACACCTTATGTTTGGTTCGATCTCAACGAACAAAAGGAGTTGCCGATCACGATACATCCATTCTGCGTGATGGATAATACACTTCGGAATAAATTGAAGCTCGATCCTGATGCAGCTGTGCACGAAGCCACCGAATTGATCAAGCGCGTTCGAGACGTGCAAGGGACGTTCATAGGGCTTTGGCATGAAAGTTTTTTAAGCGACCACGGGGATCACCGAGGTTGGGGAAGTGCTATTCGACGGATCATTAATAATGCCAGGTCATGA
- the wecB gene encoding UDP-N-acetylglucosamine 2-epimerase (non-hydrolyzing): MGSPLRLVTILGARPQIIKSAAISRVVRKQFQDRIQETLIHTGQHYDAAMSSVFFNDLGIPEPDVQLNVGVGTQSTQTARMIDGLDTALRSAAPDLVLVYGDTTSTLAGTIAAGKLNIPVAHVEAGLRSYDRSMPEELNRLVCDHTSTWLFCPTTVAMNNLEREGLNVTGGGSATPDDPKVVLSGDVMYDNALYFGGIANDRSTLIHSAGLPGKEYILATVHRAKNTDDPVRLNAIFQGLLDLQVKLNLPVVLPLHPRTLKAFDEVMEPRLRKAIMDASGMHILPPVGYLDMLALERNARLILTDSGGVQKEAYFFGKPCVILRAETEWVEIVETGRALLADADPDMIMKTSHQLLELADQPMAPLFGDGNAAEKICEELLR; this comes from the coding sequence ATGGGATCTCCGTTGCGATTGGTCACCATATTAGGAGCCCGGCCCCAGATCATTAAATCCGCGGCAATTAGCCGAGTAGTGCGGAAACAATTCCAGGATAGGATCCAAGAAACACTTATTCACACTGGACAGCATTATGATGCGGCCATGTCCAGTGTGTTCTTTAATGATCTAGGAATACCGGAGCCGGATGTTCAGTTGAATGTGGGTGTGGGAACGCAGAGTACGCAAACAGCTCGAATGATCGATGGGCTGGATACAGCACTCCGTTCGGCGGCACCTGATCTTGTGCTCGTATATGGAGACACCACCAGTACGTTGGCAGGAACAATTGCTGCTGGTAAACTCAATATTCCGGTAGCTCATGTTGAAGCGGGTCTGCGCAGTTACGACCGTAGCATGCCCGAAGAGTTGAACCGATTGGTCTGTGATCACACGAGTACGTGGCTGTTCTGCCCGACCACTGTTGCCATGAATAATTTGGAGCGAGAAGGCTTGAATGTCACAGGGGGTGGATCGGCAACACCGGATGATCCGAAGGTTGTTCTAAGTGGCGATGTCATGTACGACAATGCCCTCTATTTCGGTGGCATTGCGAATGATCGAAGCACGTTGATCCATTCAGCGGGTCTTCCAGGGAAGGAATACATTTTGGCCACGGTACATCGGGCAAAGAACACGGATGATCCCGTTCGCTTGAATGCGATCTTCCAAGGATTGTTGGACCTGCAAGTAAAATTGAACCTACCTGTAGTGCTGCCCCTGCATCCCAGAACGCTAAAGGCGTTCGATGAGGTCATGGAGCCCCGGTTACGTAAAGCAATAATGGACGCTTCCGGTATGCATATTCTGCCACCGGTCGGCTACTTGGATATGTTGGCCTTGGAGCGGAATGCGAGATTGATACTGACCGATAGCGGCGGCGTGCAGAAGGAAGCTTACTTCTTCGGTAAACCGTGTGTGATCCTTCGCGCTGAGACGGAATGGGTCGAGATCGTAGAAACCGGTCGTGCGCTTCTGGCGGATGCGGATCCCGATATGATCATGAAGACATCACACCAGCTGCTTGAGTTGGCAGATCAGCCAATGGCTCCGCTATTCGGCGATGGTAATGCTGCGGAGAAGATCTGTGAGGAATTGTTGCGGTGA
- a CDS encoding GNAT family N-acetyltransferase: MIEHLPHTAIDKHWWDMQLLRSCNKMWYAQSWVLDLASPGWEALVDRDSGAIMPLTWRKKYGLRYLYQPYGLQQLGVFAPAIVDGLQEMFLDAVPQRFKYWDIYLNTAIKQVKKPDVITTTRIDQEIKLDRPAEEIRAAFGVNHRRNLKKARVAASYFVGDVLPSEFVALFERTTGARFGDTDPQHMRGMQELIAEGVKRGECSVIGIRKDAVLHAAACLIKWQGRLIWFKAASDEEGQALKAMFFLIDHAIGQYAEKEQVMDLAGSNDPNVARFNKGFGAESSVYLHLKRNTLPPPLKWFKK; this comes from the coding sequence ATGATCGAGCACCTACCACATACTGCGATCGATAAGCACTGGTGGGATATGCAACTGCTGCGTTCTTGCAATAAGATGTGGTATGCCCAAAGCTGGGTGTTGGATCTTGCTTCACCCGGCTGGGAAGCCTTGGTGGATAGGGATTCCGGCGCGATCATGCCACTCACATGGAGAAAGAAATATGGACTCCGTTACCTATATCAACCGTATGGTCTGCAACAATTGGGTGTGTTTGCACCAGCCATCGTCGATGGACTTCAGGAAATGTTCTTGGATGCCGTACCGCAGAGGTTCAAATATTGGGACATCTATTTGAATACGGCGATCAAGCAGGTCAAAAAACCGGATGTGATCACCACAACGCGCATCGATCAGGAAATAAAGCTCGATCGACCCGCTGAAGAAATACGTGCTGCTTTTGGAGTGAACCATCGAAGGAACTTGAAAAAAGCAAGAGTCGCTGCCTCGTATTTTGTCGGAGATGTACTACCATCGGAATTCGTTGCACTCTTCGAGCGAACGACTGGTGCACGCTTCGGAGATACGGATCCACAGCACATGCGCGGTATGCAGGAGCTTATTGCAGAGGGAGTGAAACGTGGTGAATGTTCAGTGATCGGCATTCGAAAAGATGCGGTATTGCATGCTGCTGCATGTCTTATAAAATGGCAGGGTAGGCTGATCTGGTTCAAAGCAGCTTCTGATGAAGAGGGCCAAGCGCTCAAGGCCATGTTCTTTTTAATTGACCATGCCATAGGGCAATATGCTGAAAAGGAACAGGTCATGGATCTAGCTGGGTCGAACGATCCGAACGTTGCGCGATTCAATAAGGGGTTTGGTGCAGAGTCCTCGGTATATTTACACCTGAAGCGGAACACTCTTCCGCCACCGCTCAAATGGTTCAAGAAATGA
- the radC gene encoding DNA repair protein RadC has protein sequence MEDSLREAKLSIRDWAKSDRPREKLMTLGAGSLSDAELIAILIRSGNTKDSALEVAKKIMSSVGNDLHRLARLGVHDLTKFNGVGEAKAISIVAALELGRRRKDGAQAERFHVISSVSAYEFLRPFMADLQHEEFWVLFLDRGNRYLDHQCISKGGMHGTVADPKVIFKATLDRKAVCIVIAHNHPSGQLRPSEEDIKLTKKVVEGGRLLDVQVQDHLIITSTGFYSFADNGLLY, from the coding sequence ATGGAAGACTCGCTACGGGAAGCAAAATTGAGCATACGTGACTGGGCCAAGAGTGATCGCCCTCGCGAGAAGCTTATGACCCTGGGTGCAGGTTCGCTCTCTGATGCAGAGCTTATTGCGATACTTATACGCAGCGGCAACACCAAGGACAGTGCACTGGAGGTGGCCAAGAAGATCATGTCCAGTGTTGGTAATGACCTCCATCGGTTGGCTCGATTGGGTGTACATGACCTCACAAAATTCAATGGCGTTGGAGAAGCCAAAGCGATCTCCATTGTAGCGGCATTGGAATTGGGTCGAAGACGAAAGGATGGCGCACAAGCGGAACGGTTTCACGTGATCTCAAGCGTTTCGGCCTACGAATTCCTTCGGCCTTTCATGGCGGATCTACAGCACGAGGAGTTCTGGGTACTCTTCCTGGACCGCGGCAATCGTTACTTGGACCACCAATGCATCAGCAAAGGTGGGATGCATGGTACAGTAGCGGATCCGAAGGTCATCTTCAAAGCAACATTGGATCGGAAAGCGGTCTGCATCGTTATTGCACATAATCATCCAAGCGGGCAATTACGCCCTAGCGAAGAGGATATCAAACTTACCAAGAAGGTAGTGGAGGGAGGCAGGTTGTTGGATGTACAGGTCCAGGATCATTTGATCATCACGTCCACGGGCTTCTACAGTTTCGCTGATAACGGCTTGCTCTATTGA
- the ftsH gene encoding ATP-dependent zinc metalloprotease FtsH: protein MENNEKKEKNEKGPKRSFNFYWIYGIIILVILSINLFQYSGGMAHIDTTEYRKMLEAGDVQRIVIVNDQSVKVYLKKEALNKDVHKEKIKSSPISGENTFGPHYVFNVGTSNLQKDRLVEEAEKYNVEYDYESQDNWGREIINWVLFFGVMIAIWFFVMRRLGGGGGPGGQIFNIGKSRAQVFDGSKTTNVTFNDVAGLEEAKEELQEIVDFLKNPKKYTDLGAKIPKGALLVGPPGTGKTLLAKAVAGEANTPFFSLSGSDFVEMFVGVGASRVRDLFKQAKEKAPSIIFIDEIDAIGRARGRSASMGANDERENTLNQLLTEMDGFGTNSGVILIGATNRADVLDRALMRAGRFDRQIFVDMPDLNEREEILKVHLKPLKIDVTVDVAFLARQTPGFSGADLANICNEAALIAARKKKTSVDKQDFLDAVDRVIGGLEKKNKIITAAEKKAIAYHEAGHATVSWLVEHASPLVKVTIVPRGQSLGAAWYLPEERHLTTTEQMMDEICAALGGRAAEFVMYGKVSTGALSDLEKVTKQAFAMVTMYGLNDRIGNVSYYDSSGQNEYSFGKPYSESTAQAIDEEVSKIVEIQYERAKRILTENKDKLTALATQLLEKEVIFKEDLAVIFGERPFAERVPAPQNGKPKDEKPAQEVAPEEIPDVTAENKTPS from the coding sequence GTGGAAAATAACGAGAAAAAAGAAAAGAACGAGAAGGGACCTAAACGGTCTTTCAACTTCTATTGGATATATGGCATCATCATTCTGGTGATCCTTTCCATCAACCTGTTCCAATACAGCGGGGGCATGGCACATATTGACACCACCGAGTATCGCAAGATGCTCGAGGCAGGTGACGTGCAACGCATTGTAATAGTGAACGACCAATCCGTTAAAGTTTACCTGAAGAAGGAAGCCCTGAATAAGGACGTTCACAAAGAGAAGATCAAAAGCTCGCCGATCTCCGGGGAGAACACATTCGGACCTCATTATGTATTCAACGTTGGTACCAGCAACCTTCAAAAGGATCGCTTGGTGGAAGAAGCGGAAAAATACAATGTTGAATACGACTACGAATCACAGGATAATTGGGGTCGGGAGATCATCAATTGGGTGCTGTTCTTCGGTGTAATGATCGCGATATGGTTCTTTGTCATGCGCCGCTTAGGCGGAGGTGGTGGGCCAGGCGGGCAGATATTCAACATCGGAAAAAGCCGCGCTCAGGTGTTTGATGGCAGCAAGACTACCAACGTAACATTCAATGACGTTGCGGGGCTTGAAGAGGCCAAGGAGGAACTTCAGGAGATCGTGGATTTCCTTAAGAACCCTAAGAAGTACACTGACCTCGGTGCCAAGATCCCAAAAGGGGCATTGCTCGTAGGCCCTCCAGGAACTGGTAAAACCCTGCTTGCAAAAGCTGTTGCAGGTGAAGCGAATACGCCTTTCTTCAGTTTGAGCGGATCGGATTTCGTGGAGATGTTCGTTGGTGTTGGTGCCAGCCGCGTAAGAGACCTGTTCAAACAAGCAAAAGAAAAAGCACCAAGTATCATCTTCATTGATGAAATTGATGCTATTGGTCGTGCACGTGGACGGAGCGCAAGCATGGGTGCGAATGACGAACGCGAGAATACACTCAACCAATTGCTTACCGAAATGGATGGGTTCGGTACGAACAGCGGTGTTATCCTGATCGGCGCTACCAACCGTGCAGATGTTCTGGACCGTGCCTTGATGCGCGCTGGTCGTTTCGACCGACAGATCTTCGTGGACATGCCGGACCTGAACGAACGTGAGGAGATCCTGAAAGTACACCTGAAACCGTTGAAGATCGACGTTACCGTGGATGTGGCCTTCCTTGCTAGACAAACACCCGGATTCAGTGGTGCTGACCTTGCCAACATTTGTAACGAAGCTGCTTTGATCGCCGCACGGAAGAAGAAAACCTCCGTGGATAAGCAGGATTTCCTTGATGCTGTGGATCGTGTGATCGGTGGTCTGGAAAAGAAGAATAAGATCATTACCGCCGCAGAGAAAAAAGCGATCGCCTACCATGAAGCGGGTCACGCTACTGTGAGCTGGTTGGTGGAACATGCAAGTCCGCTCGTGAAGGTCACCATCGTACCACGTGGCCAATCACTTGGTGCCGCATGGTATCTGCCTGAGGAACGACACCTTACCACGACCGAACAGATGATGGATGAGATCTGTGCTGCTCTGGGTGGGCGAGCTGCGGAATTCGTGATGTACGGTAAAGTGAGCACGGGTGCGTTGAGCGACCTTGAGAAGGTGACCAAACAGGCGTTCGCTATGGTGACCATGTACGGACTCAATGACAGGATCGGTAACGTGAGCTATTACGATAGCTCGGGACAGAACGAATACTCTTTCGGTAAGCCGTACAGTGAGAGCACAGCGCAAGCGATCGATGAGGAAGTGAGCAAGATCGTGGAGATCCAATATGAGCGTGCGAAGCGTATCCTAACAGAGAATAAGGATAAACTCACCGCGCTGGCTACCCAGTTGTTGGAGAAAGAGGTGATCTTCAAAGAGGACCTTGCTGTGATCTTCGGTGAGCGGCCGTTCGCTGAGCGTGTTCCTGCACCACAGAACGGCAAACCAAAGGATGAAAAGCCAGCCCAGGAAGTGGCACCGGAAGAAATACCTGATGTAACCGCCGAGAACAAGACTCCCTCCTGA
- a CDS encoding phosphatidate cytidylyltransferase, with amino-acid sequence MNEVAVRAMTGFVYVALTIGAALAGPFTTALLFFPICLLAADEMHKLLWAEGESYPPFWSVLIAGAMYVAMALGHFEPFWEWTYTAGLAILLLSISLIWVMLRGFTNPSNLLGGSFIIILLVALPFGSLPYLFKHGSWMFIAFMIMLWTNDTGAYLIGRAIGRTKLMPTVSPKKTVEGFLGGFVLTMVASYIISYYDDTISMTHWLMVGALTSLTSTVGDLIESAFKRARGVKDAGNLLPGHGGILDRFDGFLVAVPAVVIYLNWIFEVT; translated from the coding sequence GTGAACGAAGTAGCTGTTCGCGCAATGACCGGGTTCGTGTATGTGGCCCTGACGATCGGAGCTGCACTCGCAGGACCATTCACGACCGCGCTGCTATTTTTTCCCATTTGCCTCCTGGCCGCGGATGAAATGCACAAATTGCTGTGGGCCGAGGGTGAATCATATCCACCGTTCTGGAGCGTTCTGATCGCTGGTGCGATGTACGTGGCCATGGCGCTTGGGCATTTTGAACCATTCTGGGAATGGACCTATACCGCAGGTTTGGCCATTCTATTGTTGAGCATCTCATTGATCTGGGTCATGTTACGCGGGTTTACAAACCCCTCCAACCTGCTAGGTGGGTCTTTCATTATCATTCTACTTGTTGCACTACCCTTCGGATCCCTGCCCTATTTATTCAAACATGGTAGTTGGATGTTCATTGCGTTCATGATCATGCTTTGGACCAACGACACCGGTGCCTATTTGATCGGCCGAGCGATCGGTCGCACGAAGCTGATGCCAACAGTATCTCCCAAAAAAACGGTCGAAGGATTCCTTGGAGGATTCGTTCTGACCATGGTGGCGTCCTACATCATTTCCTACTATGACGACACGATCAGTATGACGCATTGGTTGATGGTCGGGGCGCTAACGAGTTTAACTTCTACCGTCGGTGATCTGATCGAATCCGCCTTCAAACGTGCACGTGGGGTGAAGGACGCAGGCAACTTGCTACCTGGCCATGGTGGGATCCTTGATCGGTTCGATGGATTCCTGGTCGCCGTACCAGCCGTAGTGATCTATTTGAATTGGATCTTTGAGGTAACATAA